The region GACAAGGACATTTTAATCAATATACAAAATTGAAGGGATATTAGATATTGGATGGGTGTTAGGTAAAACTTTCCCTTATTTACtacataaattattttatataaaaaacAAGCCTAGACAATAGACTTGTTGGCCTACACAAATGATTTATCtctaaaatatatatttaagAAATATGTTATATTTGTTTctaataaataatattaaaagTTGAATAAATATTTACCAATGATAAATATTTATAAAGAGACATTTCACAAACATTTGTCACTGGTTAAAAGAAAACACTAAGAAATATTTTTCGACCACTATTTAACCGTTTGAATGTTATACTTTACTCGACCTATAATACATTTTTATTTTAGTCATAATTAATACTTTAAATTAATTTTAGATTTTGCTTTAGTCCCTTAACAAAAAAATGTTACACAATAGTCCCTTAACTAACATTTTGTTACCTGAAATGGTCCCTTCAATTGGTTTTTCTATAAAATGTTAAGTATTGACTACATGACATGGCAGATCAACAAATAGTAAAATGATGACTCATAAAATGTATTAAAAACGCATTTTAGGGTTTATTCATCGTCTTCCTTGCTTCGTATGTTTGCTATATTTTTTTTGTTTGGTGTCTTCCCTCTTTCCTTCGTTTGTTGCGTTTTTTATTCATCATCTTCCATCTTTCATTCGTTTTCCAGGGTTTTTATcttcttcttttcaacattcaTATTGTTCAAGATTTGTCTCCAAAGTCAAAGGATTCAAGCAGTGCTTCAATGTCATACAACCAAAGTTTTGGGACAGCCGGATATGTGTTTCGTAGACAAAAGATAATTTAGTGTTTTTGCCATATGGATGAGGGTTGTAATTTCTTTAAGTGGTTAGTTGATGAAATTGTTGATGAAATGGATTTGAAGATTGAAAGGCAGGCAAAAGAATACAATTTCAAAATTGAAGAATGAGGTTCTCCACACTAGAGGATGATTGAAAATATCCATTTTGGTTGAGATTTTGAGTTTAGGATTGAATCCCGTGTTTGTAACAATATATTTCAAATAGGATTAGGGCAAAGCATTGTGTTTGTTGAATTTTGGATTATCAATCTACTTCAGTTTTTGAAAATGTCATGAAAGTTTTATGTAATGTTATTATTGTTTAATGATTATTATTATGAGAAGCAATGTGTTTAGTATAGTGTATCATTACAACTCAAACAAAACACTGGTGTAACACTCTTTTTTCACAATGGGTTAACAATGAAACAAGACACTGGTATAAAAGAATCGGGAGAAAACACCGGTGCAACATACTGATTTTGTGATCAAATTGAAACGGTACAATTTAGTTCAAGGTATGATTCGAAATTTATAATATAATTAAGGGACCAATGTGAAAAATACATGTAAAGTTAAGATACCAGCGTGAAACATGCACATAAGTAAGAGACCAATTTGGGCTAAAATACAGTTAATAGATAGTGATATCAGAATTTCATCCAATTAACATATGGTTACACAACACATTTTCACACAATTCAAAATGGCATTATAAACTATATCATTTCATTAAGCATTAATAGAATTACATAATCAATTCAAAATGACATTATAAACCATATCATTCAAAATGACATTATGATTCATAATGTAAAATTACATATATCTACATAATTCAAAATGACATTATAAGCCATATCATTCTAATGATGCACACTACATTGAAACCTCTTCTCCATGACATATTCAATCTACATAAGATAGAAGAAGTAGTAAGGAAGATGACTAAAGATAAAATTTTACATTTTAAGTAACTTATAGTTGAATATTCATACCTTAGGGTTTCTTCTTCAAATGTCTTTATTTCGTCTTCAACGAAGATTGTGACAAGTATCGGTTTCGTCTTCAGTGAAGGTTGTGAACAATATCGATTTCATCTTCAATGAGGGTTGTGAACAATATCGGTTTCGTCTTCAATAAAAAAAGAGCTTAAGCTTTTAGATTTTTCTTGTGTTCTCTCTCACTGAAAATGGTGTTCTCTCACTAAAAATGAATCCTAATACTTTTCAccttcttttatttttttattctaaaattttaaatcaatttaaaataataaaattccATGCCAAATTTTAAATGTCTGGCAAGGTAAAATTTAAAGTTTTTTTCTAGAAAAACTATCGGAAAGACCAATTCGGGTAACAAAATGTTAATTAATGAactattttgtaaaaaaaatttaGTTACGAGACtaacaaaattttaaattaaGTTAAGAGATCAAAAGATGCatcaaatatttattttattatggagaaaaataaatatgcaataataatgtaaaatatttttacactaTCAACCAATAAAAGACATGTATCCAATCAAATCAtacttttatttttttaattctaTTATGACATGACAAATTTAAGAATTTTGATTATCCTGTGTTATATTATTCTTGTCTGTACACTACCTTTAAACTTTTTATGAATAAACCTTTTTCAATCTATTTTCTTCTTCCATGTATTATATTCAACATAGTGAACATATCATCatttattatttgattatttatttataatatgGTTTTTTTTAGTGTATGTTTGTGTTTAATTGTTACTTCTTCTTTTTGTTTGTGAACAATCTAAATTTGTTTTGGTATTAATATCTTGTTATTTTCGTATGTAGTATAATGCTCCAATTTTATATTATGCATTACTATAACTTAATTCTAAAACCAACTCTCCTTCCACATTGTTCGGTCTCTCTTACATATCCCTCTAGGTTTCATTCTCTCTCCACCCCATTCATtctttctttcttctttcttttttcttttttctttccttcttgttcttctctctctctctttctctctgCCCAACATTACATCCATCTCCTTCAGCTTTTCTTCTCCTCTGCATGTCTCATATTAATTAACAAGGTATGATGTattttataattataattattatCAATGCTAACTAAATCACATTACATTGTTATTAACATTGTCTTTATTTTCCAATGTTTTCATGTTCTTTTTTTTGTCTTAACCTTTCTTTTCTGAAGAAAAGAAACCTGGTAATCTAGAGTAATGTTGTTCTTGGTGTAATAGTTTATTATTATTAGAATGTGCATTGTTGGTGACTTGTTTTCTAGGTTAATTTGATTACAATCATGtcattattttttaaattttaattctAAATTATAGCGACAATATGTTTgttattaatattattaattattatttaacCTATTCCAACAATGAGACAATATTTGTTCATTGATCCTTCTTCTCTTGCATTGCTTAATTATGAAATGCTATGTTAAGTACAAgataatatttaaatatttaaaattgtATACGCGGATACACTAATTCAATAACTCTATCGGTGCTAAGTCAGAGTCGTAATGTTCATCTGAGTATAAATGATACAAAAATGACGTGTCTGGGTGATTCTGCTTGTCTTTTATGAATGATTTATTTGTCATTATGATACATGTTTCATTAACTAGTTGAAAACACTAAAGGGAATCAAGTCTCATGTTTCCTTGTCCAAGGCCGGCCTTCTAAGGCTATCCAATGGCTTAAATCCGATGTGAGTTGCATTTGGCCCTGGGCCGGCCTTCTCAATCTGGCCCATTAGGAGTGATCTGGCCTAGTCCTTTTCTGTGAATAAATTAGGCTGGGGCGGGTCATGTTACGTCCAGGTTCGGGTCCGGCCCAGATGCTATAGGTAAAGGACGACCTTCTTGACTTGGCCCATTAGGAGTGATCGGACCTAGCCCTTTCCCGTGAATGAATTAGGTCGGGCGGGTCATGTTACGTCTGGATTCAGGTCCGGCCCAGATGCTTTAGGTGAAGGTCCGGAATGTACACAAATATATTTCATCAATAATTAAAGAATGCTAAAACTGTAAGAGTTATGAAGATGTTGATAAACATTTTTTCTTTTAACAATTTCAGTTGAAGGGAAGATGATGCTTGAAGGATCTGTTAGCATTAATGGCCGAGAGTTGGAGACAATGCGTTCGTTTAGAACTCCAACAGCAGATATGGAAAATGACTTATTTGGTAAACATTTAAGCACAAAGAGTATAGAAAGTTTAGATGATTTGTCAAGTTCATATACTAACTCTTCTGAGAAGAGCTTCTATTCCCCAAAAAAGTTGGAGCCACATGGTCATAGAGATCTAGCTGCACTTAAATTGCAGAAAGTTTACAAAAGTTTTCGAACCAGAAGACAACTTGCAGATTGTGCAGTTCTTGCAGAACAGAGATGGTTAGTTGATTCAACTCATTTTTTCGAAGATTGCACCCTTCTAGATTTGTCCACCTGGTTGCGAAAAAAACACTATCTGGATAAGTAAATCCGGACAAGACAGCATTTTTTTCCCGTTTTGGTGGATAAATCTAGACAGGGGCAGTATTTAAGAATGGTGATGTGAGAAATCTCCATCAAACTATAGTGTAAAATCACAATCATGTTTAAGTTATTAGACTAATTACATTCATATGGAACAGGTGGAGGGCTTTGGACTTTGCCGAACTTAAGCGCAGTTCTATATCGTTTTTCGACATTGAAAAACCTGAGACTGCAGTTTCGCGTTGGTCAAGGGCTAGAAAGAGAGCTGCCAAGGTAAATTTCTCCATATCGTTTGTATAATTAATGTTACTGGTTAAAAGACTAGTAATTTGTTTTGGTCTCACCTTTTGTTTTCCCTTAAATAACAGGTTGGAAAGGGTCTATCTAAGGATAGAAAGGCTCGTAAACTTGCTTTGCAGCACTGGCTAGAGGCAGTAAGTCACTCTCAAAGCTATATAAAGATGGCTTATGCTTAAACACTTAAGTTGTAAACGCTTAATTAAGTTGTTTGTTGAGTAGGATCTTAATATAATGGTCTCTCTAATTGGTTTTCAACTTGTACAGATTGACCCTCGACATCGCTATGGCCATAACCTCCAATTTTATTATGTTCAATGGCTACATTGTGATAGTAATCAACCTTTCTTCTATTGGTAAGATTAAAGAAGGTTAAGGAATTCGGCTTTTTGTTTCCTTTCAAAACGGAACTTCTAACCAAGCTAATGAAATTTAAATCTATCTGCAAATGTAGGCTTGATATTGGAGGTGGCAGGGAATTCGGTTCTGAGAGATGTTCTAGATCAAAGCTTCAGCAGCAATGCATTAAATATTTGGGTCCAGTGAGTTTTCTACTTCCCTTTCATATCAATTTTTCTTTCATCCAAAGCCTATGTAGCACTGACACTTAGTCCACGTGTCAGTGTCGTGTCCAGTATTTGTGTCAACGTTTCGTAGCTCCGAGCTATTAGATAACTTAACCGTCAAGTAACTTGTAAATTATTTTTGAAGGAGGAAAGAAAGGCTTTTGAAGTAGTTATTGAGAATGGGAGGCTCTTTTACAAACACAGTGGGATTCCAGTTGAAAGTACAAAAGATGCCAAGTGGATATTTGTACTTAGCACCTCCAAGACTTTGTATGTTGGGCAGAAGAGCAAGGGCACATTTCAACATTCAAGCTTCCTAGCAGGTGGAGCCACATTATCTGCTGGTAGATTAGTAGCCGATGACGGTGTTCTTAAGGTATGAACGAAAGCAAAATAAACTATGATAGCTTAATGAGAATAATGTGGACCTATTTCGCATACTGATAGTAAGCTTTTTCAATTCCAAAGGCTGTTTGGCCTCACAGTGGACATTATCTCCCAACCGAAGAAAATTTCCAGGAATTCATGTCGTTTCTTAATGAGAATAATGTGGACCTTACCGATGTACAGGTAAAAAAATGACAGTGGCATATAGTGTAGAATATATCAATCTAATGCACACTTTCATTCACTCTCCAATTGTCATTTTTCTTATATCCAGAAAAACCCAGACGAAGATGACGAAACAGTCAAAACGAACCATGAATTTCATTTTAGAGGAAAATCTTCAGAGAAGTTACCATCAAACATCGAAACCGAAAATTCAAGCAGCGCATTATCCGAAGAGAAAACCGATGAGACAAATGAGGATTCATCTGCTGATTCAGACCCCAATCCACCCTTATCTAGATTGTCGAAACGACGAGGAACAAAAATATCTAGACTCGAAATACCGAAGAGTAACAACGTGACTGACATTTTCGAGTCAGTATTGGCAGTACATCGTCCAACTAGAAAACTATATTCGCCACATTCAGACTCAGAATCAGATTGCGGTTACGAGACAGCAGAAGAATCGTTCATCCACGAAGAGGACTTCATGGTTTCAAAATCGAACTTGTTTGTTGAGGATCAAGACAATGAAGAAGAAAATCCTATTCCAAAAGAAAAGATAATGAAAAGAATAGATTCACATAAAGGAATGAAATCGTATCAACTGGCGAATCATTTATCGACAAAATGGACAACAGGTGCTGGTCCAAGAATCGGTTGTATGCGAGACTATCCAGCAGAGCTTCAGTGTTTTATCTTGGAACAGCAAAATTTGTCTCCAAGGGCAAGAGCAACAGCTCCATCGCCTCAGATACCGCTGTTGTCTCGATTCAGTCCACATGTCGGTTCTTTTCCAAATCCTTTAGCAGATAAACTATCAATCAATTAAGGGATGTTACTTCTGTTGGAGTAGAGAAAACTGAATAGATTTTAGTTTTTTGATGCCACTCTTTTAACCCAATATACAGTTTTTGTAGGTCTTGAGGTGGTGAGTGAGGGGAACAAAAGAACTTTATGCAGAGAGAGAATTTGATTGAGTTTACAATCTAGATTTGAAACAATAGCAAACAACATGCAAATCATTCATGACATTGTGTGTTATAGTTATGGAGCAAATTTCCTTGAGAATTCTTCAAATATGTATTATATTTATCTTATAGTAGTAATTTCTATTCATTTCAATTCTTTCAAATCATGTCACTGTTAGTCTGAGAATTTAGCTTGGCATTTTGATATGAATGAGAATGTTAGTATGAGAATTTTAGCTTGGCATTTTGATATAAATGTGGgatataatatatataaaagTGTTAAAGAGTAATATTTTCGACATCAAGTCACAACTCGATCCGTTAATCTTTTTGGGTTTCAACAAAAGTGGTGAGTTCGACTCGCCTATGAAATCAAATGTTTTGGACTTAGTATATTTTTTTTCAAAGATTGGATAACTTAAAGACGTTTTCCACAGTGACGGTTTGAAGCAGTTCAAATGCCGAAGACACGTGAAAACAAATCAGAAGACGAAGCCCACGAAGCAGTTCAGATGCCGAAGACACGTGAAAACAAATCAGAAGACGAAGCCCACGAAGCAGTATACATGTCGGACTTTAGGAGTTAGCTGTTGTTGGCTGTTGATAATGCGCCTAACATATAAGCAAATTTCGACTCTTAGTCAAGGTCGCATTTCATTTGTTCTCTTTAGAACTCATATATCTGATTCACTAagataacaagtttgtgtttcATTTGTTCTCTTTAGAACTTATATATCTTATTCACTCGGATAACAAGTTTGTGAGAAATGTATGAAATTATGTTCATGTATTTCCattgctttattattatttagttatttattttcttttagtatATAAGCAAATTTTGACTCTTAGTCAAGGTCGAATTTCATTTGTTTTCTTTAAAACTCATATATCTAATTCACTCTGATAACAAGTTTGTATTTCATTTGTTCTCTTTAAAGCTCTTTAAAACTCATATATTTGGTTCATGCATTTCCATTGATTTATTGTTTCTCTCATTATTTCCATTAAAAATTCTTTCATCACAATTACATTTTCTAAATTGTTTTATACAAAGTGTCATTTAGAATTTTCGAGATTTTGAGATTGACCTATAAGTAAATTAAAATTGGTGATTGTTTACTTAAAAAAATACTATAAACAGTCGAGTAAAATAGAATATTAATATTGTGCTTAAGTACTAAATGGTAATATGGTGTTGAAGTAGAACATATCTCGATCAAGTTGTTGTACACGTGTTCATTGCTGTTGCCGTCGTGCACATTTTTTTCTTATAATTGAACGAAATGGTGGCTAAATCCATCTCAATTTGATATACTTCCAGCACCACTACCACCACAATAATATCATCTTCATCTCAGAAATTGTTTGTTCAACCATTAACGATAAGATTAGAGACGAACACGGAGGGATAGAGCAGGGATGAGGGACGCCGATAGAGTGAATGACGGCGACTACGACGGCGGCGTGAAGTAAAAGAAGGATCGGGTAGTGACACGGATCTCCTTCCGAGACTggatttattttaatttttaaaaaataaataagtaaattGACACGTGGCATTATTTAATATGCACGATTCATCTAACGGATAAAATTGAGCCAAAGACTAAAATCAGCTGATCAGTATCGGTTTAAAACCCTACTTCACTCCCTTGCAAGGTAGAATTATAGAACCGAACAAAGAGGAACGAAAATTCGCCGAGAATAGAGAAGAATCAGAGTCGGTGAAAAGTTGAAGAATGGAAGGTGAAACAGACGCAATGATGGAGCAGAGGACTGTAGTTAACAACGTGATGTGTCTTTTGACGCACCAAGATGGAGCTCCTCTTGGTGCTCCCATGTACCTACCTCAGAACATAGGTCCACAACAGCTTCAACTCATTGTCAATCAGCTTCTACAAAATGTAACCTAATTTCCTActctcattttttatttttcataatttcATTCTTTATCATCATTGATGTGTTGTATTCATTTCAATTTAGCCTACTTTTCTGAGTTTTATAATATCTAGGTATAATTAATCTAAATCTCAGTTTCAATATTCATATTGTAAGTTTATAAATTTAAGCATTTGTTTGGTTCTGCAGtgaaaaaattgattttgaatAAAATTGATTATGGCTAAAAGTGAGTTCAAGGCAAAGTAATTTATGTTTAGGTAAATTGTTGCAAAAGGGACTTGAATAGTAAGTTTATTTAAAATCATGTTTAAACTCAAAAGCTACAAATGTATGAGTAGAGAACTCAATTGTTAGGTTCATAACAAAACACCAttattaaaaattgaaaaaaaccAAAAATGTTAAAGATACAAtaacaaaaaaattaaaacaaaccACAAATTTAATTCAAAACCGAATAATGAGAAAAAATGAAGTACCACGAGTACGATACGAGTACCCGGTACCGGTACTTCACCATTTTAGAAGTACCCATGCTTCAGAGTTCGAGTATTATCAATTCTGGAAAGCCGAATCAATTATACTCGAGAGCAACCAAACATGTAAAATTAATTCTATATATCCACAGCCAAAACTGTTACTACTAAAAGATACTTTTGGAATTCCCTTTGTAGTACAGTATAATTATATTTATTAACATTGTTTTGATTGACTTTCTGTAAAATCATGTTTAAACTCAAAAGCTACAAATGTATGAGTAGAGAACTAAATTGTTAGGTTCATAACAAAACACCActattaaaaattgaaaaaaaacaaaaataatgtTAAAGGTACAAtaacaaaaaaattaaaacaaaccACAAATTTAATTCAAAACCGAATAATGAGAAAAAATGAAGTACCACGAGTGCGATATGAGTACCCGGTACCGGTACTTCACCATTTTAGAAGTACCCATGCTTCAGAGTTCGAGTATTATCAATTCTGGAAAGCCGAATCAATTATACTCGAGAGCAACCAAACATGTAAAATTAATTCTATATATCCACAGCCAAAACTGTTACTACTAAAAGATACTTTTGGAATTCCCTTTGTAGTACAGTATAATTATATTTATTAACATTGTTTTGATTGACTTTCTGTATATTTTCAATATAGGAGGAGAAATTGCCATATGCTTTTTATATATCAGATGAGGAGCTTCTTGTACCACTTGAAACATACTTGCAGAAACACAGAGGCTAGTCGTGTTTGGCTTCACACAAAGTTGTCTGTTTTTTAAATTTGGTCACTTGTTTGATTTTTACTAATGTTTTTCTTTTCCTTTGTATTATTTCAGTGTCGGTGGAGAAAGCATTGCCTATAGTTTGTCAACCTCAAGCTGTTTTCCGGATTCGTCCTGTGAGTCGATGTTCCGCAACAATTTCTGGTATGAAGATGTGGTGAATTTTTTTCTCTCAATCATTGTAATGGCACAATGTTGCATGTAGAATTATTCTAAAAGTTGTATTGTTTTTTGTGAAATTACGCAAAAGTTAAAATGGAAACATGGTTTGGCATTTGAAGGTTTTAGATTAATAGTGTATTGTTGTCATTTACTTTGAAATTCATGTTGTTGAGATTATTTGTAGGTCATGGTGAAGCTGTATTGAGTGTTGCCTTTAGTCCTGATGGGCGGCAGCTGGCAAGTGGTTCTGGTGATACCACTGTTCGATTTTGGGACCTTGGCACTCAGACACCAATGTACACCTGCACAGGTGTGATATTTAAAAATGATAAGCCATTCTTTGTGTCTGCCAAACAtaatttattcattttaattAAAGCAAGAAACAATCATATTTAAGCATTTTTCTCTCTGAATATCAAAAGTAATCAGTTTGAATAGTTGGATTATGCTCACGATTCCATTCATAGAGAGAACTTCTTGATATATTGTGTAGTTTAAACCTGTTTCAAATTGATGCCTAATACCGCGGGAGTATGCTATGGGAAGGGATGGGAAGTAGTGGAACGAAACAAGGAGCAGGAAATGTGATATTCACTCCGTTGAGTCTAGAGTAAAACTGTATGTTGAGCTGGCTAGGAAAAATGGGAGGTGGAAATTAGGTTAGGGCATAGTAATTTTGAAGTATGAACATAACCAATTTCCGAGCAAAGATTTTTGATTAGGAGGGAGGTTGCAACTTGCAAGTCTCTTCAATGTACTGCATTTTTTTGGTGCTGATTTGAAGAATTACAGAGGTCTACCTCTGCTATATGGAGCCATTGTTCCTTATATAGTTTTGATAGGAGGCTGCTTTAGAAATGCATATGTTAGAAGAGTCATCATTCTCTCTTTTCAATATGGGTTGATTCACATCATATTTGTTAACACACAGTCTTTTGTATCTTTCATTAGAATATGTCATATATAGTTGCTTACATTTTATACAGGACACAAGAACTGGGTCCTTTGTATTGGATGGTCACCCGATGGCAAGTATCTTGTAAGTGGGAGCAAGTCAGGAGAACTTATATGTTGGGACCCACAAACCGGAAAGCAATCAGGAAATGCTTTAACTGTAAGTCTTTTTAATGCATTATGAAGTTGTCTTCTTTTTCTCTTCAGATTTTTTGCATCTAAAGTGCATTTGTAGCAGCCTAATAAGCAGTATAGTGTCAGACTAAAGGCATATATCGTCAGAATAGATGATGGTGCCGTGGTGTTAACCACTACATGTAGCTCAATTTGCACCAATAGTGACTGAAAATTTAGAGGATGATGCAACTATACCAAGTGAATAATAAAGATTACTTTGATTTGAATTAATAAATTGAAAAGATACGTGATGTTCCACTACTGCTTCCATCCATGTTCAGGAATCAAACaaggaatttttattttttttaaaatagcAACTTGAAACTCAGCTATGAAGAATCACTTGCTGAAGTTAATGATTGTAAAAAGTAGGCATCAGAACATTGGTTGCAGTGG is a window of Lathyrus oleraceus cultivar Zhongwan6 chromosome 6, CAAS_Psat_ZW6_1.0, whole genome shotgun sequence DNA encoding:
- the LOC127098287 gene encoding IQ domain-containing protein IQM6 yields the protein MMLEGSVSINGRELETMRSFRTPTADMENDLFGKHLSTKSIESLDDLSSSYTNSSEKSFYSPKKLEPHGHRDLAALKLQKVYKSFRTRRQLADCAVLAEQRWWRALDFAELKRSSISFFDIEKPETAVSRWSRARKRAAKVGKGLSKDRKARKLALQHWLEAIDPRHRYGHNLQFYYVQWLHCDSNQPFFYWLDIGGGREFGSERCSRSKLQQQCIKYLGPEERKAFEVVIENGRLFYKHSGIPVESTKDAKWIFVLSTSKTLYVGQKSKGTFQHSSFLAGGATLSAGRLVADDGVLKAVWPHSGHYLPTEENFQEFMSFLNENNVDLTDVQKNPDEDDETVKTNHEFHFRGKSSEKLPSNIETENSSSALSEEKTDETNEDSSADSDPNPPLSRLSKRRGTKISRLEIPKSNNVTDIFESVLAVHRPTRKLYSPHSDSESDCGYETAEESFIHEEDFMVSKSNLFVEDQDNEEENPIPKEKIMKRIDSHKGMKSYQLANHLSTKWTTGAGPRIGCMRDYPAELQCFILEQQNLSPRARATAPSPQIPLLSRFSPHVGSFPNPLADKLSIN